From one Heptranchias perlo isolate sHepPer1 chromosome X, sHepPer1.hap1, whole genome shotgun sequence genomic stretch:
- the LOC137307050 gene encoding histone H4 — MSGRGKGGKGLGKGGAKRHRKVLRDNIQGITKPAIRRLARRGGVKRISGLIYEETRGVLKVFLENVIRDAVTYTEHAKRKTVTAMDVVYALKRQGRTLYGFGG, encoded by the coding sequence atgtctggcagaggtaaaggaggcaaaggactgggcaaaggtggCGCCAAGCGGCACCgaaaagtgcttcgtgataacatccagggtatcaccaaaccagccatccgccgcctggctcgccgtggcggtgtcaagcggatctcgggtctgatctacgaggaaacccgtggGGTACTGAAGGTTTtcttggagaatgtgatcagggacgcggtcacttacactgaacacgccaagcgcaagacggtcacggccatggatgtggtgtacgctctgaaacggcagggccgcaccctctatggattcggcggctga
- the LOC137306914 gene encoding histone H1-like, giving the protein MTDTAAAETAPPAAAQTNAPKKKKAVHRSKTAGPKLGEQILKIVADCKDRKGISLAAIKKIKGTGASGSFRVAKKEAQEKVGKKVKKQKKAAVKKPKTPKPVKAKAKKVQKPSAKPKAKKAAGKKKFMARVRDRGKLAEIRRYHNSNPNT; this is encoded by the exons atgacagatactgcagccgccgaaacggcaccTCCCGCCGCCGCTCAAACCAATGCTccgaagaagaagaaggcggttcaccgatCCAAGACAGCCGGTCCCAAATTgggcgaacagatcctcaagattgtggcggattgcaaggatcgcaaggggatatccctggccgcgataaagaag atcaagggcacgggcgcctcgggctccttcagagtcgctaagaaggaagcCCAGGaaaaagtgggaaagaaggtgaagaaacaa aagaaagcggctgtgaagaagcccaagacccccaagccagtaaaggcgaaggcgaagaaggtaCAAAAACCGAGCGCCAAGCCCAAAGCGAAGAAAGCAGCaggcaaaaagaa ATTCATGGCCAGGGTCCGTGACAGGGgaaaactggcggagatccgccgctatcacaattcaaaccccaacacatga